TCCAAATTTATTTACAAAAAGAGACCTAAATGAAATGTCATTTAGGTCTCACGTGACTGTATTGGACTGTCATGTCATTCGAAATTATGTCCCGACTGAAAGTTACCGCTGCGCGTGCTCTTTGCTGTCGTTCTTCTCGAACCAAAAATCAAGCACTTTGGCGGACATCACACGTTCTTCAAGGTACTCCACTTGATGCGGTGTAAATTGTTCTTTCCAAGAGAAGGACAACTCTTCGCACAAGCCTACAATCGTCAGTAATTCTGACCAGGCAACATAGCGTTTGTACCAGAAAAATTGAGGATGTTCAATCATATAGGGATAAAGGTCATCGAATTCCGTATGTTTACAATCCAGGGCACGTTCAAAATGAACTTTCGATTCCGCCAGCTTATCATTAAAAAATTGTTCTGTTGCCGGTTGGTTCCCCATGGTGTTGCCTCCTCTCCCTAACATAACCCCATTATAAATGAAATCCGCGGTCATGCAAAGGCATAGTTCAAAAAATAGGCCCTATTCCTTTAAAATGTCACATTTCGTTATCGTCAAATTGTACCGTACCATCGTTCAGGGAACGAATGCGTACCAAGGCTTCCACCGGAATACCCTGTTCACGAATCGTGCGTGCCCCTGCCTGGAAACTTTTCTCGACCACAACGCCGAATCCGACGAGTTCCGCACCGGAACGCTCGATAATTTTGATGACGCCACGAGCGGCATCTCCATTGGCAATAATATCATCAATGAACAAAATGCGGTCATTCTCATGAATGAACTCGCGGGATACCATAATATCAGTTACAATTCCTTTGGTAAAGGACGGTACACGTTCACAGTATGCATCAGGATCAGCCAGAAGTGTTTTTTTGCGACGGGCGAATACAAGGGGCACCCCAAGTTCATAGGCTGCGGCAAACGCAACCGGAATCCCTGAGGATTCTACCGTGATTACCCGAGTTACTCCACTTTCACGAAAACGGGCAGCGAACTCACGTCCCATCTCCATCGTTAATGCAGGATCAATCTGGTGGTTCAACAGACCATCCAGCTTTAATACTTGATCCGAGATAACCACACCTTCTTGTAAAATTCGTTGTTTCAATAATTCCATGATTTGACCTCCCAAGCCTATCCTATGAGGTAAAAGTATCATATATCTATCTATAAGTTCAAGCGAAATTGCCTGGGCGCTTTCCTTGAGACGCAATTCAAGCCAAAGCTCATTATCGATTGTCATGACTTTCGTGGGTCAAGCATACCTTGTACCATGGTACCCGCATGTCCAAACTATACAGGGGCCTGAGAGGGGAAACACATGAAACAGGCATTTCGGGTGCTGCAGATCGCATTTACATACATCGGAACGGTTGTCGGAGCCGGCTTCGCTACAGGGCAGGAAATTTTGCAGTTTTTTACCCAGTATGGCAAATGGGCCACCATCACCATAGGCTTATCCACCATGCTCTTTGTCTGGTTAGGTACCAAAATGATGCTGATCGCTCACGATACCGGGTCCCGCTCTTATGAGGATCTGAACAAACATTTATTCGGCCACAAGGCGGGCAAATGGATCACTTGGGTGACCCTTCTCATTCTCATTGGCGTGAACAGTGTCATGCTTGCCGGAGCAGGTTCCGTTTTTGTCGAACATCTGGGTTTGCATTATCAGACAGGTCTGATCGTCACACTTGTAGGGTCATATCTGCTTCTGGGTCGAGGCATTCAGGCCATTCTACAAATGAATAGCATCGTCGTGCCCATGATGCTCCTGTTATCTCTGCTCATGATCACCAGTACCATCCATCATCCAGGTGCTTCCCGATTCATCACACTGACGACAGATTCAAACCCTATTCAAGTGTGGCTGTCTCCACTGTTGTATACTTCATTCAATCTGGTGTTGGCTCAAGCTGTTCTTGTGCCTGTAGGTAACCAGATTCGTAGTCGGAATGTGCTGAAGTGGGGTGGAGTATTGGGTGGAATTGGCGTAGGTTTCATGCTGATGGCAGCTCATTTTGCCATGTCAGCCCAGATGCCCGGCATCATTCAATTCGAAATCCCGATGGGCAGCATTGCCTTTCAACTTGGATGGGCAGTGCAATCTGTATATGTATCCCTTATTTTCATGGAAATATTCAGTACCTTTGTAGCCGATATCTATGGAATGACCTTGCAACTCAGGCAACATATACGTGTTCATCCCCGTTTCATTACATTAACCATTATGCTGTTGTGTTACTCACTCAGTCAGTTTGGATTCAGTTCCCTGCTGTCCATCCTTTACCCTATCTTCGGAAGTATGGCACTGTTTTGGGCTGCCAAATTGGTACTGAACCGCTGGGGCGCCTTTCGTAGACGCAACAATATATAAACCTCACGGTCCATGTACTTCATGAATATGAGCATCCGTTTACCTCAAAACCACAAGTCACCGCGGGTACTCTTTCCTTAAACATGACAAAAAGC
The nucleotide sequence above comes from Paenibacillus sp. W2I17. Encoded proteins:
- a CDS encoding xanthine phosphoribosyltransferase is translated as MELLKQRILQEGVVISDQVLKLDGLLNHQIDPALTMEMGREFAARFRESGVTRVITVESSGIPVAFAAAYELGVPLVFARRKKTLLADPDAYCERVPSFTKGIVTDIMVSREFIHENDRILFIDDIIANGDAARGVIKIIERSGAELVGFGVVVEKSFQAGARTIREQGIPVEALVRIRSLNDGTVQFDDNEM